A single genomic interval of Macaca nemestrina isolate mMacNem1 chromosome 14, mMacNem.hap1, whole genome shotgun sequence harbors:
- the LOC105464034 gene encoding far upstream element-binding protein 3 isoform X5 — protein sequence MAELVQGQSAPVGMKAEGIVDALHRVRQIAAKIDSIPHLNNSTPLVDPSVYGYGVQKRPLDDGVGNQLGALVHQRTVITEEFKVPDKMVGFIIGRGGEQISRIQAESGCKIQIASESSGIPERPCVLTGTPESIEQAKRLLGQIVDRCRNGPGFHNDIDSNSTIQEILIPASKVGLVIGRGGETIKQLQERTGVKMVMIQDGPLPTGADKPLRITGDAFKVQQAREMVLEIIREKDQADFRGVRGDFSSRVGGGSIEVSVPRFAVGIVIGRNGEMIKKIQNDAGVRIQFKPDDGISPERAAQVMGPPDRCQHAAHIISELILTAQERDGFGGLAAARGRGRGRGDWSVGAPGGVQEITYTVPADKCGLVIGKGGENIKSINQQSGAHVELQRNPPPNSDPNLRRFTIRGVPQQIEVARQLIDEKVGGTNLGAPGAFGQSPFSQPPAPPHQNTFPPRSSGCFPNMAAKVNGNPHSTPVSGPPAFLTQGWGSTYQAWQQPTQQVPKANS from the exons ATTGCTGCTAAAATTGATTCAATTCCTCACTTGAATAATTCCACACCTCTAGTGGACCCCTCAGTATATGGATATGGAGTACAAAAACGGCCCTTGGATGATGGAG TAGGTAACCAGTTAGGGGCCTTGGTACATCAAAG GACAGTAATAACGGAAGAATTCAAAGTGCCTGACAAAATGGTTGGATTTA TTATCGGCAGGGGAGGTGAGCAGATTTCACGGATTCAAGCAGAATCTGGTTGCAAAATTCAGATTGCTTCAG AGAGTTCTGGGATTCCAGAGAGGCCCTGTGTACTTACCGGAACCCCAGAAAGTATTGa ACAAGCCAAACGGCTCCTGGGACAGATTGTGGACCGCTGTCGAAATGGACCTGGCTTTCATAATGACATAGACAGCAACAGCACAATCCAGGAGATTCTCATTCCCGCATCTAAAGTGGGTCTGGTCATCGGCAGAGGAGGGGAAACAATCAAGCAGTTGCAG GAGCGGACAGGAGTGAAGATGGTCATGATCCAGGATGGCCCGTTGCCCACGGGAGCAGACAAGCCTCTTCGTATCACTGGAGACGCATTTAAAGTACAG CAAGCAAGAGAAATGGTACTAGAGATTATCCGAGAAAAAGACCAAGCTGACTTTCGGGGCGTACGTGGTGACTTCAGCTCCCGAGTGGGAGGAGGCAGTATAGAG GTATCTGTGCCTAGGTTTGCTGTGGGCATTGTAATAGGAAGAAACGGGGAAATGATCAAAAAGATCCAGAATGATGCTGGTGTGAGGATTCAGTTTAAACCAG ATGATGGGATTAGTCCAGAAAGAGCTGCCCAGGTCATGGGCCCTCCGGATCGGTGTCAGCACGCAGCGCACATCATCAGCGAGCTGATTCTCACAGCCCAG GAAAGAGACGGCTTTGGAGGCCTGGCAGCAGCCAGAGGAAGAGGTCGTGGCCGTGGCGACTGGAGCGTGGGAGCCCCTGGTGGCGTCCAGGAGATAACATACACGGTGCCAGCCGATAAATGTGGCCTCGTCATAGGCAAAG GGGGTGAGAACATCAAAAGCATCAACCAGCAGTCAGGGGCGCACGTGGAGCTTCAGAGGAACCCCCCTCCCAACAGCGACCCCAACCTGCGGAGATTCACCATCAGGGGGGTTCCCCAGCAGATCGAGGTGGCCAGGCAGCTCATAGATGAGAAAGTTGGC GGGACCAATCTCGGAGCACCTGGAGCCTTCGGACAGAGTCCCTTCAGCCAGCCACCTGCCCCACCTCATCAAAA TACCTTTCCTCCGAGGAGCTCCGGGTGCTTCCCAAACATGGCTGCCAAGGTGAACGGGAACCCCCACAGCACCCCCGTGAG TGGTCCTCCGGCCTTTCTGACCCAGGGCTGGGGCAGCACCTACCAGGCATGGCAGCAGCCCACACAGCAGGTCCCAA AAGCAAACAGCTAG
- the LOC105464034 gene encoding far upstream element-binding protein 3 isoform X4: MAELVQGQSAPVGMKAEGIVDALHRVRQIAAKIDSIPHLNNSTPLVDPSVYGYGVQKRPLDDGVGNQLGALVHQRTVITEEFKVPDKMVGFIIGRGGEQISRIQAESGCKIQIASESSGIPERPCVLTGTPESIEQAKRLLGQIVDRCRNGPGFHNDIDSNSTIQEILIPASKVGLVIGRGGETIKQLQERTGVKMVMIQDGPLPTGADKPLRITGDAFKVQQAREMVLEIIREKDQADFRGVRGDFSSRVGGGSIEVSVPRFAVGIVIGRNGEMIKKIQNDAGVRIQFKPDDGISPERAAQVMGPPDRCQHAAHIISELILTAQERDGFGGLAAARGRGRGRGDWSVGAPGGVQEITYTVPADKCGLVIGKGGENIKSINQQSGAHVELQRNPPPNSDPNLRRFTIRGVPQQIEVARQLIDEKVGGTNLGAPGAFGQSPFSQPPAPPHQNTFPPRSSGCFPNMAAKVNGNPHSTPVSGPPAFLTQGWGSTYQAWQQPTQQVPSFHLLNFSEANS, encoded by the exons ATTGCTGCTAAAATTGATTCAATTCCTCACTTGAATAATTCCACACCTCTAGTGGACCCCTCAGTATATGGATATGGAGTACAAAAACGGCCCTTGGATGATGGAG TAGGTAACCAGTTAGGGGCCTTGGTACATCAAAG GACAGTAATAACGGAAGAATTCAAAGTGCCTGACAAAATGGTTGGATTTA TTATCGGCAGGGGAGGTGAGCAGATTTCACGGATTCAAGCAGAATCTGGTTGCAAAATTCAGATTGCTTCAG AGAGTTCTGGGATTCCAGAGAGGCCCTGTGTACTTACCGGAACCCCAGAAAGTATTGa ACAAGCCAAACGGCTCCTGGGACAGATTGTGGACCGCTGTCGAAATGGACCTGGCTTTCATAATGACATAGACAGCAACAGCACAATCCAGGAGATTCTCATTCCCGCATCTAAAGTGGGTCTGGTCATCGGCAGAGGAGGGGAAACAATCAAGCAGTTGCAG GAGCGGACAGGAGTGAAGATGGTCATGATCCAGGATGGCCCGTTGCCCACGGGAGCAGACAAGCCTCTTCGTATCACTGGAGACGCATTTAAAGTACAG CAAGCAAGAGAAATGGTACTAGAGATTATCCGAGAAAAAGACCAAGCTGACTTTCGGGGCGTACGTGGTGACTTCAGCTCCCGAGTGGGAGGAGGCAGTATAGAG GTATCTGTGCCTAGGTTTGCTGTGGGCATTGTAATAGGAAGAAACGGGGAAATGATCAAAAAGATCCAGAATGATGCTGGTGTGAGGATTCAGTTTAAACCAG ATGATGGGATTAGTCCAGAAAGAGCTGCCCAGGTCATGGGCCCTCCGGATCGGTGTCAGCACGCAGCGCACATCATCAGCGAGCTGATTCTCACAGCCCAG GAAAGAGACGGCTTTGGAGGCCTGGCAGCAGCCAGAGGAAGAGGTCGTGGCCGTGGCGACTGGAGCGTGGGAGCCCCTGGTGGCGTCCAGGAGATAACATACACGGTGCCAGCCGATAAATGTGGCCTCGTCATAGGCAAAG GGGGTGAGAACATCAAAAGCATCAACCAGCAGTCAGGGGCGCACGTGGAGCTTCAGAGGAACCCCCCTCCCAACAGCGACCCCAACCTGCGGAGATTCACCATCAGGGGGGTTCCCCAGCAGATCGAGGTGGCCAGGCAGCTCATAGATGAGAAAGTTGGC GGGACCAATCTCGGAGCACCTGGAGCCTTCGGACAGAGTCCCTTCAGCCAGCCACCTGCCCCACCTCATCAAAA TACCTTTCCTCCGAGGAGCTCCGGGTGCTTCCCAAACATGGCTGCCAAGGTGAACGGGAACCCCCACAGCACCCCCGTGAG TGGTCCTCCGGCCTTTCTGACCCAGGGCTGGGGCAGCACCTACCAGGCATGGCAGCAGCCCACACAGCAGGTCCCAA GCTTTCATCTCCTGAACTTTTCAGAAGCAAACAGCTAG
- the LOC105464034 gene encoding far upstream element-binding protein 3 isoform X3, translating into MAELVQGQSAPVGMKAEGIVDALHRVRQIAAKIDSIPHLNNSTPLVDPSVYGYGVQKRPLDDGVGNQLGALVHQRTVITEEFKVPDKMVGFIIGRGGEQISRIQAESGCKIQIASESSGIPERPCVLTGTPESIEQAKRLLGQIVDRCRNGPGFHNDIDSNSTIQEILIPASKVGLVIGRGGETIKQLQERTGVKMVMIQDGPLPTGADKPLRITGDAFKVQQAREMVLEIIREKDQADFRGVRGDFSSRVGGGSIEVSVPRFAVGIVIGRNGEMIKKIQNDAGVRIQFKPDDGISPERAAQVMGPPDRCQHAAHIISELILTAQERDGFGGLAAARGRGRGRGDWSVGAPGGVQEITYTVPADKCGLVIGKGGENIKSINQQSGAHVELQRNPPPNSDPNLRRFTIRGVPQQIEVARQLIDEKVGGTNLGAPGAFGQSPFSQPPAPPHQNTFPPRSSGCFPNMAAKVNGNPHSTPVSGPPAFLTQGWGSTYQAWQQPTQQVPSHAASAAPQASSPPDYTMAWAEYYRQQVAFYGQTLGQAQAHSQEQ; encoded by the exons ATTGCTGCTAAAATTGATTCAATTCCTCACTTGAATAATTCCACACCTCTAGTGGACCCCTCAGTATATGGATATGGAGTACAAAAACGGCCCTTGGATGATGGAG TAGGTAACCAGTTAGGGGCCTTGGTACATCAAAG GACAGTAATAACGGAAGAATTCAAAGTGCCTGACAAAATGGTTGGATTTA TTATCGGCAGGGGAGGTGAGCAGATTTCACGGATTCAAGCAGAATCTGGTTGCAAAATTCAGATTGCTTCAG AGAGTTCTGGGATTCCAGAGAGGCCCTGTGTACTTACCGGAACCCCAGAAAGTATTGa ACAAGCCAAACGGCTCCTGGGACAGATTGTGGACCGCTGTCGAAATGGACCTGGCTTTCATAATGACATAGACAGCAACAGCACAATCCAGGAGATTCTCATTCCCGCATCTAAAGTGGGTCTGGTCATCGGCAGAGGAGGGGAAACAATCAAGCAGTTGCAG GAGCGGACAGGAGTGAAGATGGTCATGATCCAGGATGGCCCGTTGCCCACGGGAGCAGACAAGCCTCTTCGTATCACTGGAGACGCATTTAAAGTACAG CAAGCAAGAGAAATGGTACTAGAGATTATCCGAGAAAAAGACCAAGCTGACTTTCGGGGCGTACGTGGTGACTTCAGCTCCCGAGTGGGAGGAGGCAGTATAGAG GTATCTGTGCCTAGGTTTGCTGTGGGCATTGTAATAGGAAGAAACGGGGAAATGATCAAAAAGATCCAGAATGATGCTGGTGTGAGGATTCAGTTTAAACCAG ATGATGGGATTAGTCCAGAAAGAGCTGCCCAGGTCATGGGCCCTCCGGATCGGTGTCAGCACGCAGCGCACATCATCAGCGAGCTGATTCTCACAGCCCAG GAAAGAGACGGCTTTGGAGGCCTGGCAGCAGCCAGAGGAAGAGGTCGTGGCCGTGGCGACTGGAGCGTGGGAGCCCCTGGTGGCGTCCAGGAGATAACATACACGGTGCCAGCCGATAAATGTGGCCTCGTCATAGGCAAAG GGGGTGAGAACATCAAAAGCATCAACCAGCAGTCAGGGGCGCACGTGGAGCTTCAGAGGAACCCCCCTCCCAACAGCGACCCCAACCTGCGGAGATTCACCATCAGGGGGGTTCCCCAGCAGATCGAGGTGGCCAGGCAGCTCATAGATGAGAAAGTTGGC GGGACCAATCTCGGAGCACCTGGAGCCTTCGGACAGAGTCCCTTCAGCCAGCCACCTGCCCCACCTCATCAAAA TACCTTTCCTCCGAGGAGCTCCGGGTGCTTCCCAAACATGGCTGCCAAGGTGAACGGGAACCCCCACAGCACCCCCGTGAG TGGTCCTCCGGCCTTTCTGACCCAGGGCTGGGGCAGCACCTACCAGGCATGGCAGCAGCCCACACAGCAGGTCCCAA GTCACGCCGCCAGTGCTGCTCCTCAGGCCAGCTCCCCACCGGACTACACAATGGCCTGGGCAGAATATTACAGACAGCAGGTCGCTTTCTACGGACAGACGTTAGGGCAGGCGCAGGCCCACAGCCAG GAGCAGTAG
- the LOC105464034 gene encoding far upstream element-binding protein 3 isoform X6, which produces MVGFIIGRGGEQISRIQAESGCKIQIASESSGIPERPCVLTGTPESIEQAKRLLGQIVDRCRNGPGFHNDIDSNSTIQEILIPASKVGLVIGRGGETIKQLQERTGVKMVMIQDGPLPTGADKPLRITGDAFKVQQAREMVLEIIREKDQADFRGVRGDFSSRVGGGSIEVSVPRFAVGIVIGRNGEMIKKIQNDAGVRIQFKPDDGISPERAAQVMGPPDRCQHAAHIISELILTAQERDGFGGLAAARGRGRGRGDWSVGAPGGVQEITYTVPADKCGLVIGKGGENIKSINQQSGAHVELQRNPPPNSDPNLRRFTIRGVPQQIEVARQLIDEKVGGTNLGAPGAFGQSPFSQPPAPPHQNTFPPRSSGCFPNMAAKVNGNPHSTPVSGPPAFLTQGWGSTYQAWQQPTQQVPSQQSQPQSSQPSYSKAWEDYYKKQSHAASAAPQASSPPDYTMAWAEYYRQQVAFYGQTLGQAQAHSQEQ; this is translated from the exons ATGGTTGGATTTA TTATCGGCAGGGGAGGTGAGCAGATTTCACGGATTCAAGCAGAATCTGGTTGCAAAATTCAGATTGCTTCAG AGAGTTCTGGGATTCCAGAGAGGCCCTGTGTACTTACCGGAACCCCAGAAAGTATTGa ACAAGCCAAACGGCTCCTGGGACAGATTGTGGACCGCTGTCGAAATGGACCTGGCTTTCATAATGACATAGACAGCAACAGCACAATCCAGGAGATTCTCATTCCCGCATCTAAAGTGGGTCTGGTCATCGGCAGAGGAGGGGAAACAATCAAGCAGTTGCAG GAGCGGACAGGAGTGAAGATGGTCATGATCCAGGATGGCCCGTTGCCCACGGGAGCAGACAAGCCTCTTCGTATCACTGGAGACGCATTTAAAGTACAG CAAGCAAGAGAAATGGTACTAGAGATTATCCGAGAAAAAGACCAAGCTGACTTTCGGGGCGTACGTGGTGACTTCAGCTCCCGAGTGGGAGGAGGCAGTATAGAG GTATCTGTGCCTAGGTTTGCTGTGGGCATTGTAATAGGAAGAAACGGGGAAATGATCAAAAAGATCCAGAATGATGCTGGTGTGAGGATTCAGTTTAAACCAG ATGATGGGATTAGTCCAGAAAGAGCTGCCCAGGTCATGGGCCCTCCGGATCGGTGTCAGCACGCAGCGCACATCATCAGCGAGCTGATTCTCACAGCCCAG GAAAGAGACGGCTTTGGAGGCCTGGCAGCAGCCAGAGGAAGAGGTCGTGGCCGTGGCGACTGGAGCGTGGGAGCCCCTGGTGGCGTCCAGGAGATAACATACACGGTGCCAGCCGATAAATGTGGCCTCGTCATAGGCAAAG GGGGTGAGAACATCAAAAGCATCAACCAGCAGTCAGGGGCGCACGTGGAGCTTCAGAGGAACCCCCCTCCCAACAGCGACCCCAACCTGCGGAGATTCACCATCAGGGGGGTTCCCCAGCAGATCGAGGTGGCCAGGCAGCTCATAGATGAGAAAGTTGGC GGGACCAATCTCGGAGCACCTGGAGCCTTCGGACAGAGTCCCTTCAGCCAGCCACCTGCCCCACCTCATCAAAA TACCTTTCCTCCGAGGAGCTCCGGGTGCTTCCCAAACATGGCTGCCAAGGTGAACGGGAACCCCCACAGCACCCCCGTGAG TGGTCCTCCGGCCTTTCTGACCCAGGGCTGGGGCAGCACCTACCAGGCATGGCAGCAGCCCACACAGCAGGTCCCAA GCCAGCAGAGCCAGCCGCAGAGCAGCCAGCCCAGCTACAGCAAGGCCTGGGAAGACTATTACAAAAAACAGA GTCACGCCGCCAGTGCTGCTCCTCAGGCCAGCTCCCCACCGGACTACACAATGGCCTGGGCAGAATATTACAGACAGCAGGTCGCTTTCTACGGACAGACGTTAGGGCAGGCGCAGGCCCACAGCCAG GAGCAGTAG
- the LOC105464034 gene encoding far upstream element-binding protein 3 isoform X2, which yields MAELVQGQSAPVGMKAEGIVDALHRVRQIAAKIDSIPHLNNSTPLVDPSVYGYGVQKRPLDDGGNQLGALVHQRTVITEEFKVPDKMVGFIIGRGGEQISRIQAESGCKIQIASESSGIPERPCVLTGTPESIEQAKRLLGQIVDRCRNGPGFHNDIDSNSTIQEILIPASKVGLVIGRGGETIKQLQERTGVKMVMIQDGPLPTGADKPLRITGDAFKVQQAREMVLEIIREKDQADFRGVRGDFSSRVGGGSIEVSVPRFAVGIVIGRNGEMIKKIQNDAGVRIQFKPDDGISPERAAQVMGPPDRCQHAAHIISELILTAQERDGFGGLAAARGRGRGRGDWSVGAPGGVQEITYTVPADKCGLVIGKGGENIKSINQQSGAHVELQRNPPPNSDPNLRRFTIRGVPQQIEVARQLIDEKVGGTNLGAPGAFGQSPFSQPPAPPHQNTFPPRSSGCFPNMAAKVNGNPHSTPVSGPPAFLTQGWGSTYQAWQQPTQQVPSQQSQPQSSQPSYSKAWEDYYKKQSHAASAAPQASSPPDYTMAWAEYYRQQVAFYGQTLGQAQAHSQEQ from the exons ATTGCTGCTAAAATTGATTCAATTCCTCACTTGAATAATTCCACACCTCTAGTGGACCCCTCAGTATATGGATATGGAGTACAAAAACGGCCCTTGGATGATGGAG GTAACCAGTTAGGGGCCTTGGTACATCAAAG GACAGTAATAACGGAAGAATTCAAAGTGCCTGACAAAATGGTTGGATTTA TTATCGGCAGGGGAGGTGAGCAGATTTCACGGATTCAAGCAGAATCTGGTTGCAAAATTCAGATTGCTTCAG AGAGTTCTGGGATTCCAGAGAGGCCCTGTGTACTTACCGGAACCCCAGAAAGTATTGa ACAAGCCAAACGGCTCCTGGGACAGATTGTGGACCGCTGTCGAAATGGACCTGGCTTTCATAATGACATAGACAGCAACAGCACAATCCAGGAGATTCTCATTCCCGCATCTAAAGTGGGTCTGGTCATCGGCAGAGGAGGGGAAACAATCAAGCAGTTGCAG GAGCGGACAGGAGTGAAGATGGTCATGATCCAGGATGGCCCGTTGCCCACGGGAGCAGACAAGCCTCTTCGTATCACTGGAGACGCATTTAAAGTACAG CAAGCAAGAGAAATGGTACTAGAGATTATCCGAGAAAAAGACCAAGCTGACTTTCGGGGCGTACGTGGTGACTTCAGCTCCCGAGTGGGAGGAGGCAGTATAGAG GTATCTGTGCCTAGGTTTGCTGTGGGCATTGTAATAGGAAGAAACGGGGAAATGATCAAAAAGATCCAGAATGATGCTGGTGTGAGGATTCAGTTTAAACCAG ATGATGGGATTAGTCCAGAAAGAGCTGCCCAGGTCATGGGCCCTCCGGATCGGTGTCAGCACGCAGCGCACATCATCAGCGAGCTGATTCTCACAGCCCAG GAAAGAGACGGCTTTGGAGGCCTGGCAGCAGCCAGAGGAAGAGGTCGTGGCCGTGGCGACTGGAGCGTGGGAGCCCCTGGTGGCGTCCAGGAGATAACATACACGGTGCCAGCCGATAAATGTGGCCTCGTCATAGGCAAAG GGGGTGAGAACATCAAAAGCATCAACCAGCAGTCAGGGGCGCACGTGGAGCTTCAGAGGAACCCCCCTCCCAACAGCGACCCCAACCTGCGGAGATTCACCATCAGGGGGGTTCCCCAGCAGATCGAGGTGGCCAGGCAGCTCATAGATGAGAAAGTTGGC GGGACCAATCTCGGAGCACCTGGAGCCTTCGGACAGAGTCCCTTCAGCCAGCCACCTGCCCCACCTCATCAAAA TACCTTTCCTCCGAGGAGCTCCGGGTGCTTCCCAAACATGGCTGCCAAGGTGAACGGGAACCCCCACAGCACCCCCGTGAG TGGTCCTCCGGCCTTTCTGACCCAGGGCTGGGGCAGCACCTACCAGGCATGGCAGCAGCCCACACAGCAGGTCCCAA GCCAGCAGAGCCAGCCGCAGAGCAGCCAGCCCAGCTACAGCAAGGCCTGGGAAGACTATTACAAAAAACAGA GTCACGCCGCCAGTGCTGCTCCTCAGGCCAGCTCCCCACCGGACTACACAATGGCCTGGGCAGAATATTACAGACAGCAGGTCGCTTTCTACGGACAGACGTTAGGGCAGGCGCAGGCCCACAGCCAG GAGCAGTAG
- the LOC105464034 gene encoding far upstream element-binding protein 3 isoform X1, whose protein sequence is MAELVQGQSAPVGMKAEGIVDALHRVRQIAAKIDSIPHLNNSTPLVDPSVYGYGVQKRPLDDGVGNQLGALVHQRTVITEEFKVPDKMVGFIIGRGGEQISRIQAESGCKIQIASESSGIPERPCVLTGTPESIEQAKRLLGQIVDRCRNGPGFHNDIDSNSTIQEILIPASKVGLVIGRGGETIKQLQERTGVKMVMIQDGPLPTGADKPLRITGDAFKVQQAREMVLEIIREKDQADFRGVRGDFSSRVGGGSIEVSVPRFAVGIVIGRNGEMIKKIQNDAGVRIQFKPDDGISPERAAQVMGPPDRCQHAAHIISELILTAQERDGFGGLAAARGRGRGRGDWSVGAPGGVQEITYTVPADKCGLVIGKGGENIKSINQQSGAHVELQRNPPPNSDPNLRRFTIRGVPQQIEVARQLIDEKVGGTNLGAPGAFGQSPFSQPPAPPHQNTFPPRSSGCFPNMAAKVNGNPHSTPVSGPPAFLTQGWGSTYQAWQQPTQQVPSQQSQPQSSQPSYSKAWEDYYKKQSHAASAAPQASSPPDYTMAWAEYYRQQVAFYGQTLGQAQAHSQEQ, encoded by the exons ATTGCTGCTAAAATTGATTCAATTCCTCACTTGAATAATTCCACACCTCTAGTGGACCCCTCAGTATATGGATATGGAGTACAAAAACGGCCCTTGGATGATGGAG TAGGTAACCAGTTAGGGGCCTTGGTACATCAAAG GACAGTAATAACGGAAGAATTCAAAGTGCCTGACAAAATGGTTGGATTTA TTATCGGCAGGGGAGGTGAGCAGATTTCACGGATTCAAGCAGAATCTGGTTGCAAAATTCAGATTGCTTCAG AGAGTTCTGGGATTCCAGAGAGGCCCTGTGTACTTACCGGAACCCCAGAAAGTATTGa ACAAGCCAAACGGCTCCTGGGACAGATTGTGGACCGCTGTCGAAATGGACCTGGCTTTCATAATGACATAGACAGCAACAGCACAATCCAGGAGATTCTCATTCCCGCATCTAAAGTGGGTCTGGTCATCGGCAGAGGAGGGGAAACAATCAAGCAGTTGCAG GAGCGGACAGGAGTGAAGATGGTCATGATCCAGGATGGCCCGTTGCCCACGGGAGCAGACAAGCCTCTTCGTATCACTGGAGACGCATTTAAAGTACAG CAAGCAAGAGAAATGGTACTAGAGATTATCCGAGAAAAAGACCAAGCTGACTTTCGGGGCGTACGTGGTGACTTCAGCTCCCGAGTGGGAGGAGGCAGTATAGAG GTATCTGTGCCTAGGTTTGCTGTGGGCATTGTAATAGGAAGAAACGGGGAAATGATCAAAAAGATCCAGAATGATGCTGGTGTGAGGATTCAGTTTAAACCAG ATGATGGGATTAGTCCAGAAAGAGCTGCCCAGGTCATGGGCCCTCCGGATCGGTGTCAGCACGCAGCGCACATCATCAGCGAGCTGATTCTCACAGCCCAG GAAAGAGACGGCTTTGGAGGCCTGGCAGCAGCCAGAGGAAGAGGTCGTGGCCGTGGCGACTGGAGCGTGGGAGCCCCTGGTGGCGTCCAGGAGATAACATACACGGTGCCAGCCGATAAATGTGGCCTCGTCATAGGCAAAG GGGGTGAGAACATCAAAAGCATCAACCAGCAGTCAGGGGCGCACGTGGAGCTTCAGAGGAACCCCCCTCCCAACAGCGACCCCAACCTGCGGAGATTCACCATCAGGGGGGTTCCCCAGCAGATCGAGGTGGCCAGGCAGCTCATAGATGAGAAAGTTGGC GGGACCAATCTCGGAGCACCTGGAGCCTTCGGACAGAGTCCCTTCAGCCAGCCACCTGCCCCACCTCATCAAAA TACCTTTCCTCCGAGGAGCTCCGGGTGCTTCCCAAACATGGCTGCCAAGGTGAACGGGAACCCCCACAGCACCCCCGTGAG TGGTCCTCCGGCCTTTCTGACCCAGGGCTGGGGCAGCACCTACCAGGCATGGCAGCAGCCCACACAGCAGGTCCCAA GCCAGCAGAGCCAGCCGCAGAGCAGCCAGCCCAGCTACAGCAAGGCCTGGGAAGACTATTACAAAAAACAGA GTCACGCCGCCAGTGCTGCTCCTCAGGCCAGCTCCCCACCGGACTACACAATGGCCTGGGCAGAATATTACAGACAGCAGGTCGCTTTCTACGGACAGACGTTAGGGCAGGCGCAGGCCCACAGCCAG GAGCAGTAG